The Cellulomonas wangleii genome includes a region encoding these proteins:
- a CDS encoding alkaline phosphatase: MRTVRQTWFSAGGAVALTLGLAASASVQGQPDGQGADRGRGSPATARNVVLVVGDGLGIAAREAIRLATVGQDGQLAMDGLRYAGWTRTDSADPEEAVTDSAASATAFATGVRTYNGAVSVDVDGRPVATLLEHAQRLRKATGLVTTAQVTDATPAAFGAHVPDRGDQSEIARQYVEVTRPDVILGGGEDWWYPAGDEGAHPDDPDDPRPEVSRSTAGDLVARAQAVGYDYVTNAEELAASRSGRVLGLFANEEMFEQAPEGQGDEYAPTVPLATMTAKALDVLSRDRQGFFLLVEEEGVDEMAHANNAARAIQAGQALDETVALVREFAERNPGTLVVVVGDHETGGLAVENVDTADESGDTASTEPAVTQSLEDGPFPIAGSDLQFTVDWTTGSHTGGATPLTAEGPGADRLARSQHSTDVFDVIREAMRGRR; the protein is encoded by the coding sequence ATGCGCACGGTCCGGCAGACATGGTTCTCGGCGGGCGGCGCGGTCGCCCTGACGCTCGGCCTCGCGGCGAGCGCGTCGGTGCAGGGACAGCCCGACGGGCAGGGCGCGGACCGCGGGCGCGGGAGCCCCGCCACCGCGCGCAACGTCGTGCTGGTGGTCGGCGACGGGCTGGGCATCGCGGCGCGCGAGGCCATCCGGCTCGCCACGGTCGGCCAGGACGGGCAGCTCGCGATGGACGGGCTGCGGTACGCCGGGTGGACCCGCACGGACTCCGCCGACCCGGAGGAGGCCGTCACCGACTCGGCCGCGAGCGCGACCGCGTTCGCCACCGGGGTGCGCACGTACAACGGCGCGGTCTCGGTCGACGTCGACGGCAGGCCCGTGGCCACGCTGCTCGAGCACGCCCAGCGGCTGCGCAAGGCCACGGGCCTGGTCACCACGGCCCAGGTCACCGACGCGACACCCGCCGCCTTCGGGGCGCACGTCCCGGACCGCGGCGACCAGAGCGAGATCGCGCGGCAGTACGTCGAGGTCACGCGTCCCGACGTGATCCTGGGCGGCGGCGAGGACTGGTGGTACCCGGCGGGCGACGAGGGCGCGCACCCGGACGACCCGGACGACCCGCGCCCGGAGGTGTCGCGCAGCACGGCCGGCGACCTCGTCGCCCGTGCGCAGGCGGTCGGCTACGACTACGTGACGAACGCCGAGGAGCTGGCCGCCAGCCGGTCGGGGCGCGTCCTCGGGCTGTTCGCCAACGAGGAGATGTTCGAGCAGGCCCCCGAGGGGCAGGGCGACGAGTACGCCCCCACCGTCCCCCTGGCCACGATGACCGCCAAGGCGCTCGACGTCCTCTCCCGCGACCGGCAGGGCTTCTTCCTGCTGGTGGAGGAGGAGGGCGTCGACGAGATGGCCCACGCGAACAACGCCGCGCGGGCGATCCAGGCGGGGCAGGCGCTCGACGAGACCGTCGCGCTCGTCCGGGAGTTCGCCGAGCGGAACCCCGGCACCCTCGTGGTGGTCGTGGGCGACCACGAGACCGGCGGCCTCGCGGTCGAGAACGTCGACACCGCGGACGAGTCCGGCGACACCGCGAGCACGGAACCCGCCGTCACCCAGAGCCTGGAGGACGGCCCCTTCCCCATCGCGGGCAGCGACCTGCAGTTCACGGTCGACTGGACCACCGGGAGCCACACCGGCGGCGCCACCCCGCTGACGGCGGAGGGCCCCGGCGCGGACCGGCTCGCGCGGTCCCAGCACAGCACCGACGTGTTCGACGTGATCCGGGAGGCCATGCGCGGCCGCCGCTGA
- a CDS encoding malate dehydrogenase gives MSVSTPAVVTVTGAAGQIGYALAFRIASGQLLGPDTPVRLRMLEIPPAVKAAEGVAMELDDCAFPLLDGIDITDDAKAAFDGVNVALLVGARPRTKGMERGDLLSANGGIFGPQGEAINAGAASDVRVLVVGNPANTNAYIASSHAPDVPADRFTAMTRLDHNRALAQLRHRTGAAIDDIARLAIWGNHSATQYPDLTHATIGGRPALEVVGDDAWVRDTFIPTVAKRGAAIIEARGASSAASAANAAIDHVHTWVHGTPSGDWTSAGVVSDGSYGVPEGLISSFPVTAAGGAYTIVPDLDVDAFSRERIDASVAELVEEREAVRALGLV, from the coding sequence GTGTCCGTCTCCACGCCCGCTGTCGTCACCGTCACCGGCGCCGCCGGTCAGATCGGGTACGCCCTCGCCTTCCGCATCGCCTCGGGCCAGCTGCTCGGGCCCGACACCCCCGTGCGGCTGCGCATGCTGGAGATCCCGCCGGCGGTGAAGGCCGCCGAGGGTGTGGCGATGGAGCTCGACGACTGCGCCTTCCCCCTGCTCGACGGTATCGACATCACCGACGACGCGAAGGCTGCGTTCGACGGCGTGAACGTCGCGCTGCTGGTGGGTGCCCGTCCGCGGACCAAGGGCATGGAGCGCGGCGACCTGCTCAGCGCGAACGGCGGCATCTTCGGCCCGCAGGGTGAGGCGATCAACGCCGGTGCCGCGTCCGACGTGCGTGTCCTGGTGGTGGGCAACCCGGCCAACACCAACGCGTACATCGCGTCGTCCCACGCGCCCGACGTCCCGGCGGACCGGTTCACCGCGATGACGCGGCTCGACCACAACCGTGCCCTGGCCCAGCTGCGGCACCGCACGGGCGCGGCCATCGACGACATCGCGCGCCTCGCGATCTGGGGCAACCACTCCGCCACCCAGTACCCCGACCTCACGCACGCGACCATCGGGGGGCGTCCCGCGCTCGAGGTCGTCGGCGACGACGCGTGGGTCCGCGACACGTTCATCCCGACGGTCGCCAAGCGCGGCGCCGCGATCATCGAGGCCCGCGGCGCGTCGTCGGCGGCCTCGGCCGCGAACGCGGCGATCGACCACGTGCACACGTGGGTGCACGGCACGCCCAGCGGCGACTGGACGTCGGCGGGGGTGGTGTCCGACGGGTCGTACGGCGTGCCGGAAGGGCTGATCTCGTCGTTCCCGGTGACCGCGGCCGGCGGCGCCTACACGATCGTCCCCGACCTGGACGTCGACGCGTTCTCGCGCGAGCGGATCGACGCGTCCGTGGCGGAGCTCGTCGAGGAGCGCGAGGCGGTGCGGGCGCTCGGGCTCGTCTGA
- a CDS encoding NADP-dependent isocitrate dehydrogenase — MAKIKVVGPVVELDGDEMTRIIWQFIKDRLIHPYLDIDLRYYDLSIQNRDATDDQVTIDAAHAIKEHGVGVKCATITPDEARVEEFGLKKMWVSPNGTIRNILGGVVFREPIIISNIPRLVPGWNKPIIIGRHAHGDQYKSTNFKVPGAGKITMTFEPADGSEPQQFEVVTMPEAGGVAMGMYNFNESIRDFARASFSYGLQRGYPVYLSTKNTILKAYDGAFKDIFAEVFETEYKDKFEAAGLTYEHRLIDDMVAAAMKWEGGYVWACKNYDGDVQSDTVAQGFGSLGLMTSVLMTPDGKTVEAEAAHGTVTRHYRQHQAGKPTSTNPIASIFAWTGGLKHRGKLDGTPEVTQFAETLEDVVIKTVESGKMTKDLAMLVGPEQPWLTTEEFLAALDENLAARLG, encoded by the coding sequence ATGGCGAAGATCAAGGTCGTCGGTCCGGTCGTCGAGCTCGACGGCGACGAGATGACGCGCATCATCTGGCAGTTCATCAAGGACCGCCTGATCCACCCGTACCTCGACATCGACCTGCGCTACTACGACCTGTCGATCCAGAACCGGGACGCCACCGACGACCAGGTCACGATCGACGCCGCGCACGCCATCAAGGAGCACGGCGTCGGCGTCAAGTGCGCGACGATCACGCCGGACGAGGCGCGCGTCGAGGAGTTCGGCCTGAAGAAGATGTGGGTCTCGCCCAACGGCACGATCCGCAACATCCTCGGCGGCGTCGTCTTCCGCGAGCCGATCATCATCTCCAACATCCCGCGGCTGGTGCCGGGCTGGAACAAGCCGATCATCATCGGCCGTCACGCCCACGGCGACCAGTACAAGTCGACGAACTTCAAGGTTCCCGGCGCCGGGAAGATCACGATGACGTTCGAGCCGGCCGACGGCTCCGAGCCCCAGCAGTTCGAGGTCGTGACGATGCCCGAGGCGGGCGGCGTCGCGATGGGCATGTACAACTTCAACGAGTCGATCCGCGACTTCGCGCGCGCCTCGTTCTCGTACGGCCTGCAGCGCGGGTACCCGGTGTACCTCTCCACGAAGAACACGATCCTCAAGGCGTACGACGGTGCCTTCAAGGACATCTTCGCCGAGGTGTTCGAGACCGAGTACAAGGACAAGTTCGAGGCCGCGGGCCTCACGTACGAGCACCGCCTGATCGACGACATGGTCGCCGCCGCGATGAAGTGGGAGGGCGGCTACGTCTGGGCGTGCAAGAACTACGACGGCGACGTCCAGTCCGACACCGTCGCGCAGGGCTTCGGCTCGCTGGGCCTGATGACGTCGGTGCTCATGACGCCGGACGGCAAGACCGTCGAGGCCGAGGCGGCGCACGGCACCGTCACGCGCCACTACCGCCAGCACCAGGCCGGCAAGCCGACGTCGACCAACCCGATCGCGTCGATCTTCGCGTGGACCGGTGGCCTGAAGCACCGCGGCAAGCTGGACGGCACGCCCGAGGTCACGCAGTTCGCCGAGACGCTCGAGGACGTCGTCATCAAGACCGTCGAGAGCGGCAAGATGACGAAGGACCTCGCGATGCTCGTCGGCCCCGAGCAGCCGTGGCTGACGACCGAGGAGTTCCTCGCGGCGCTCGACGAGAACCTCGCCGCGCGCCTGGGCTGA
- a CDS encoding aquaporin gives MSQQKPETPDGTPEPGDTTAADAAPQPTANEPVEEVVVEEVVVEEVVVDEPVDRPATGTTPAAAAGPPAPATPPAPATSPAPATSPAPPAATDDDEDDDDDTGEEYVVPAGTVVAAAPGLPARLGAEAFGTFFLVLTGVGIALYASFSNVGGGLGVALGFGVAVLAGIVAVGHVSGGHFNPAVTLGACLAGRTPFRDLLPYWLAQVVGGAIAAAVLFLTVPDTLPALLSQGAEASTRSFFSGTANGFGEHSPLALLSNGGAQFGLVAALLVEVVATAVFVGVILGATDRRANRQHVPFAVGLTLTVMLLLATPITNGSLNPARSLATAIFSDSWALEQVWLFWVAPLLGAAIAALVYRAFAAEPVEDSLFGEDELYVADEDVVVTER, from the coding sequence ATGTCCCAGCAGAAGCCAGAGACACCCGACGGCACCCCGGAGCCCGGGGACACGACGGCCGCAGACGCCGCCCCGCAGCCGACGGCGAACGAGCCCGTCGAGGAGGTCGTCGTCGAGGAGGTCGTCGTCGAGGAGGTCGTCGTCGACGAGCCGGTCGACCGGCCCGCGACGGGCACCACGCCCGCCGCGGCCGCCGGACCTCCGGCGCCCGCCACGCCTCCCGCACCCGCCACCTCCCCCGCACCCGCCACGTCCCCCGCGCCGCCCGCTGCCACGGACGACGACGAGGACGACGACGACGACACGGGTGAGGAGTACGTCGTGCCCGCGGGGACGGTCGTCGCCGCCGCGCCCGGCCTGCCCGCACGGCTCGGCGCCGAGGCGTTCGGGACGTTCTTCCTCGTGCTGACCGGCGTCGGCATCGCGCTGTACGCGTCGTTCAGCAACGTCGGCGGCGGCCTCGGCGTGGCCCTCGGCTTCGGTGTCGCGGTCCTCGCCGGCATCGTCGCCGTCGGTCACGTCTCGGGCGGGCACTTCAACCCGGCCGTGACGCTCGGCGCCTGCCTCGCCGGCCGCACGCCCTTCCGCGACCTGCTGCCGTACTGGCTCGCGCAGGTCGTCGGCGGCGCGATCGCGGCCGCGGTGCTGTTCCTCACGGTCCCGGACACGCTCCCCGCCCTGCTCAGCCAGGGCGCCGAGGCGAGCACCCGCTCGTTCTTCAGCGGCACCGCCAACGGCTTCGGCGAGCACTCGCCGCTGGCCCTGCTGTCGAACGGCGGGGCGCAGTTCGGCCTCGTGGCCGCGCTCCTGGTCGAGGTCGTGGCCACCGCCGTGTTCGTCGGCGTGATCCTGGGCGCCACCGACCGGCGCGCCAACCGCCAGCACGTGCCGTTCGCCGTCGGCCTCACGCTGACGGTGATGCTGCTGCTCGCGACGCCCATCACCAACGGCTCGCTGAACCCCGCCCGCTCGCTGGCGACGGCGATCTTCTCCGACTCGTGGGCACTCGAGCAGGTCTGGCTCTTCTGGGTCGCGCCGCTGCTGGGTGCCGCCATCGCCGCTCTCGTGTACCGCGCGTTCGCGGCCGAGCCCGTCGAGGACTCCCTGTTCGGCGAGGACGAGCTCTACGTCGCCGACGAGGACGTGGTGGTCACGGAGCGCTGA
- a CDS encoding NAD(P)/FAD-dependent oxidoreductase, with protein MTSDPQPAPGSPAPVPPDVLVVGGGLAALRTVAALREHGYDGTVRVLGSEGVEPYDRPPLSKHLLDRPTPAWLADDLGHDLHALADEVHLDRPARSLRAADGGGAVVTTDRGDVAAACVVLATGAHAVTVPGWRARTLHTAADADALRTALGAPARRLVVVGAGWIGAEVAGVAAAAGHAVTVLEARPAPLTAALGDHVGGLTVPWYAAAGVDLRTGVQVAGVDDRSVHLADGTHVPADAVLVAVGARPATQWLTGAVPLRGGAVPVDESYRVLGASGPLPGLHAVGDVAVRRSRRHGWVAGGHWDEALHGPDVLVRRLLGVPVAGPEATPYVFSTQLGHDLTLFGLPGGDDTVTILGDPAADGWTALWHRDDTVTGVLVVDRPRDVGAARRLLARDDLPRVALPDAAALPDDLRTLLRAVPAT; from the coding sequence GTGACGTCCGACCCGCAGCCCGCCCCCGGCTCCCCCGCCCCCGTCCCCCCCGACGTCCTCGTGGTCGGGGGCGGTCTGGCCGCGCTGCGGACGGTGGCCGCGCTGCGCGAGCACGGCTACGACGGCACGGTCCGCGTGCTGGGGTCCGAGGGGGTGGAGCCCTACGACCGTCCCCCGCTGTCGAAGCACCTGCTCGACCGACCGACCCCCGCGTGGCTCGCCGACGACCTGGGCCACGACCTGCACGCGCTCGCCGACGAGGTGCACCTGGACCGGCCCGCGCGGTCCCTGCGGGCCGCGGACGGCGGCGGCGCCGTCGTCACGACCGACCGCGGCGACGTGGCCGCCGCGTGCGTGGTGCTGGCGACCGGCGCCCACGCGGTGACCGTGCCGGGGTGGCGGGCCCGCACGCTGCACACGGCCGCCGACGCCGACGCGCTGCGGACGGCGCTCGGCGCGCCGGCGCGCCGGCTCGTGGTCGTCGGCGCGGGCTGGATCGGCGCGGAGGTGGCCGGGGTGGCCGCGGCCGCGGGGCACGCCGTCACGGTGCTCGAGGCGCGACCCGCCCCGCTCACGGCGGCGCTCGGCGACCACGTGGGCGGGCTGACCGTGCCGTGGTACGCCGCCGCGGGCGTCGACCTGCGCACCGGTGTGCAGGTCGCCGGCGTCGACGACCGGTCGGTGCACCTGGCGGACGGCACCCACGTGCCGGCGGACGCGGTGCTGGTCGCCGTCGGTGCGCGCCCCGCCACGCAGTGGCTCACCGGCGCGGTCCCGCTGCGGGGCGGCGCGGTGCCGGTCGACGAGTCGTACCGGGTGCTCGGGGCGTCGGGCCCGCTGCCGGGGCTGCACGCCGTGGGCGACGTCGCCGTCCGCCGGTCCCGTCGCCACGGCTGGGTGGCCGGCGGGCACTGGGACGAGGCGCTGCACGGGCCGGACGTGCTGGTGCGCCGGCTGCTGGGCGTCCCGGTCGCGGGACCCGAGGCGACCCCGTACGTCTTCTCGACGCAGCTGGGGCACGACCTCACCCTGTTCGGTCTGCCGGGTGGCGACGACACCGTGACGATCCTGGGTGATCCCGCCGCGGACGGCTGGACCGCCCTGTGGCACCGCGACGACACCGTGACCGGCGTGCTCGTGGTCGACCGACCCCGGGACGTGGGGGCGGCCCGGCGCCTCCTGGCGCGCGACGACCTGCCCCGCGTGGCGCTGCCCGACGCCGCGGCGCTGCCCGACGACCTGCGCACCCTGCTGCGGGCGGTCCCCGCGACCTGA
- the purH gene encoding bifunctional phosphoribosylaminoimidazolecarboxamide formyltransferase/IMP cyclohydrolase, whose product MPHDTTPLAPVADPTAGETRRPVRRALLSVYDKTGLVELATALHAAGVELVSTGSTAATVAAAGVPVTRVEDLTGFPECLDGRVKTLHPRVHAGILADTRRPEHLAQLDELGVAAFELVVVNLYPFTQTVASGAGVDECVEQIDIGGPSMVRAAAKNHPSVAVVVEPARYPDVVAAVAAGGFTLAERTRLAARAFVHTATYDVAVASWMGSVATTTDEVDGVATGFPAWLGATWDRADVLRYGENPHQRAALYTTGHGPAGLAQARRLHGKAMSYNNYVDADAAWRAAHDQGDVPTVAIVKHANPCGIAVGTDVADAHARAHACDPVSAFGGVIASNRQVTRAAAEQIAPVFTEVVVAPGFDDDALEVLTRKKNLRLLVVDTPPSAAVETRAVSGGLLVQSVDRVDAPGDDPAAWTLAAGEAADEATLADLAFAWRAVRAVKSNAILLARDGASVGVGMGQVNRVDSCRLAVERANAGDVERARGAVAASDAFFPFADGLQVLLDAGVRAVVQPGGSVRDEEVVAAARAAGVTLYLTGTRHFAH is encoded by the coding sequence ATGCCGCACGACACCACCCCCCTCGCCCCCGTCGCCGACCCGACCGCGGGGGAGACCCGCCGGCCGGTGCGCCGGGCGCTGCTGTCCGTCTACGACAAGACGGGTCTGGTCGAGCTCGCCACCGCCCTGCACGCCGCGGGCGTCGAGCTGGTGTCGACCGGGTCGACGGCGGCCACGGTCGCCGCGGCCGGCGTCCCGGTGACGCGGGTCGAGGACCTCACGGGCTTCCCCGAGTGCCTTGACGGCCGTGTCAAGACGCTGCACCCGCGCGTGCACGCCGGGATCCTCGCCGACACGCGCCGCCCGGAGCACCTCGCCCAGCTCGACGAGCTCGGCGTCGCCGCCTTCGAGCTCGTGGTGGTCAACCTGTACCCCTTCACGCAGACCGTGGCCTCCGGCGCCGGTGTCGACGAGTGCGTCGAGCAGATCGACATCGGCGGCCCCTCGATGGTGCGCGCCGCCGCGAAGAACCACCCGAGCGTCGCGGTCGTGGTCGAGCCCGCGCGCTACCCGGACGTCGTCGCCGCGGTCGCGGCCGGCGGCTTCACCCTCGCGGAGCGCACCCGCCTGGCGGCCCGGGCCTTCGTGCACACGGCGACGTACGACGTCGCGGTGGCCTCCTGGATGGGCAGCGTCGCGACGACGACCGACGAGGTCGACGGCGTCGCGACCGGGTTCCCCGCGTGGCTCGGTGCGACCTGGGACCGCGCCGACGTGCTGCGCTACGGCGAGAACCCGCACCAGCGTGCCGCGCTCTACACGACCGGCCACGGCCCCGCCGGGCTGGCCCAGGCGCGGCGGCTGCACGGCAAGGCCATGAGCTACAACAACTACGTCGACGCGGACGCGGCCTGGCGGGCCGCCCACGACCAGGGTGACGTCCCGACCGTCGCGATCGTCAAGCACGCCAACCCCTGCGGGATCGCCGTGGGCACCGACGTGGCGGACGCCCACGCCCGGGCCCACGCGTGCGACCCGGTGTCGGCGTTCGGCGGCGTCATCGCCAGCAACCGGCAGGTGACGCGGGCCGCGGCCGAGCAGATCGCGCCGGTGTTCACCGAGGTCGTCGTCGCCCCGGGCTTCGACGACGACGCCCTCGAGGTCCTCACGCGGAAGAAGAACCTGCGCCTGCTGGTGGTCGACACCCCGCCGTCGGCCGCGGTCGAGACGCGCGCCGTGTCCGGAGGGCTGCTGGTGCAGTCGGTCGACCGGGTCGACGCGCCCGGCGACGACCCGGCCGCCTGGACGCTGGCCGCCGGGGAGGCCGCCGACGAGGCCACGCTCGCGGACCTCGCGTTCGCCTGGCGCGCGGTGCGCGCGGTGAAGTCCAACGCGATCCTGCTGGCCCGCGACGGGGCGTCCGTCGGGGTCGGGATGGGGCAGGTCAACCGCGTCGACTCGTGCCGCCTGGCCGTCGAGCGCGCCAACGCCGGTGACGTCGAGCGGGCGCGGGGCGCCGTCGCGGCGTCCGACGCGTTCTTCCCGTTCGCGGACGGCCTGCAGGTGCTGCTCGACGCCGGGGTGCGCGCCGTCGTGCAGCCGGGAGGCTCCGTGCGTGACGAGGAGGTCGTCGCGGCAGCGCGGGCGGCCGGTGTGACGCTCTACCTCACGGGCACCCGGCACTTCGCCCACTGA
- the purN gene encoding phosphoribosylglycinamide formyltransferase: protein MTSSAQPGPVPPTPPVTAAHRLVVLVSGAGSNLAALLDAHADPAYGARVVGVVSDRPGAAALDRARAAGVPTAVVALPDFPDRASWDRALTEAVAVFTPDTVVLAGFMKLVGAAFLDRFGGRTVNTHPALLPAFPGAHGVRDALAYGVKISGCSVIVVDDGVDAGPIVAQEAVPVADDDDEETLHERIKVVERRLLVDVVGRIARGGLRVEGRRVVLGG from the coding sequence GTGACGTCCTCCGCGCAGCCCGGCCCCGTCCCGCCCACGCCCCCGGTCACGGCGGCACACCGCCTCGTGGTGCTCGTCTCCGGTGCCGGGTCCAACCTCGCCGCGCTCCTCGACGCGCACGCCGACCCGGCGTACGGCGCACGCGTGGTCGGCGTGGTCAGCGACCGCCCGGGCGCGGCCGCGCTCGACCGCGCCCGCGCGGCGGGGGTGCCGACCGCGGTCGTGGCGCTGCCGGACTTCCCCGACCGTGCGTCCTGGGACCGTGCGCTCACGGAGGCCGTCGCGGTGTTCACCCCGGACACGGTCGTGCTGGCCGGGTTCATGAAGCTCGTGGGGGCGGCGTTCCTCGACCGGTTCGGCGGCCGGACCGTCAACACCCACCCCGCCCTGCTGCCCGCGTTCCCCGGCGCGCACGGCGTGCGCGACGCGCTCGCGTACGGGGTGAAGATCAGCGGCTGCTCGGTGATCGTCGTGGACGACGGGGTCGACGCGGGCCCGATCGTCGCGCAGGAGGCGGTGCCGGTGGCCGACGACGACGACGAGGAGACGCTGCACGAGCGGATCAAGGTCGTCGAGCGGAGGCTCCTGGTGGACGTGGTCGGGCGCATCGCGCGCGGCGGCCTGCGCGTCGAGGGGCGCCGCGTGGTCCTGGGCGGCTGA
- a CDS encoding cell division protein PerM yields the protein MPTPTGPVPVTGRARRVLQDDPRPTFFTSAIDGAPRWAVGALTAAQAAALSLLTLAVPAVAVFVATSADPANADVAWTRAVAVATHLWLLAHGVPAVLDGAVVSVVPLGLTMLALFTCYASARRSGLATRVGLVASVGAYGLLAGVVGLVSGADALGALRAVLGGLLVAVPGIGAGLLRRPEAPPWRTLVAPLTERLTAPVVVGLRAGLLAVAASLTVAAVLTTLWVLAGYATIVDVVRGLSLDAIGGVVLGLAELSFVPNLVVWALAWVAGPGFEVGAGTRFSPGEVVGGPLPALPLLGALPDVQGGVALAAPALLLGVGALAGLAVHRWLASVRARDVLVAVGVTAVTVGVLVALLVEAASGAAGPGRMAQVGAQPLLVGLLAAAGCGLGAAVAAVPSDGAVRAAVRDRRERRRVGRARAED from the coding sequence GTGCCCACCCCGACCGGTCCTGTGCCCGTCACGGGTCGCGCGCGCCGCGTCCTGCAGGACGACCCGCGTCCGACCTTCTTCACGTCGGCGATCGACGGGGCGCCCCGCTGGGCGGTCGGTGCGCTGACGGCGGCGCAGGCCGCGGCGCTGTCCCTGCTGACGCTCGCCGTGCCCGCGGTCGCCGTCTTCGTGGCGACCTCCGCCGACCCTGCCAACGCCGACGTCGCCTGGACGCGCGCCGTCGCGGTCGCGACGCACCTGTGGCTCCTCGCGCACGGGGTGCCTGCGGTGCTGGACGGCGCGGTCGTGTCGGTGGTGCCGCTGGGCCTGACGATGCTCGCCCTGTTCACCTGCTACGCCTCCGCGCGGCGGTCCGGTCTCGCCACGCGCGTCGGGTTGGTCGCGTCCGTCGGCGCCTACGGTCTGCTGGCGGGCGTGGTCGGGCTCGTCTCCGGCGCGGACGCCCTCGGTGCGCTGCGCGCGGTGCTCGGCGGCCTGCTCGTCGCCGTGCCCGGCATCGGGGCGGGCCTGCTGCGGCGCCCGGAGGCACCGCCGTGGCGCACGCTGGTCGCGCCGCTGACCGAGCGGCTGACGGCCCCGGTGGTCGTGGGGCTGCGCGCAGGGCTGCTCGCCGTGGCGGCGTCCCTGACCGTGGCCGCCGTCCTGACGACGCTGTGGGTGCTCGCGGGCTATGCCACCATCGTCGACGTCGTGCGCGGGCTGTCCCTCGACGCGATCGGTGGGGTCGTCCTGGGCCTGGCCGAGCTCTCGTTCGTTCCGAACCTCGTGGTGTGGGCGCTCGCGTGGGTGGCGGGACCGGGCTTCGAGGTCGGCGCCGGGACCCGGTTCTCGCCGGGGGAGGTGGTCGGTGGACCGCTGCCGGCCCTGCCGCTGCTGGGCGCCCTGCCGGACGTGCAGGGCGGTGTGGCACTCGCTGCGCCGGCCCTGCTCCTCGGTGTCGGCGCGCTGGCGGGCCTCGCCGTGCACCGGTGGCTGGCGTCGGTGCGCGCCCGCGACGTCCTCGTCGCCGTCGGGGTCACCGCCGTGACGGTCGGCGTGCTCGTGGCGCTGCTGGTCGAGGCCGCGAGCGGTGCCGCGGGGCCGGGTCGCATGGCGCAGGTCGGCGCGCAGCCGCTGCTGGTGGGTCTGCTCGCTGCGGCGGGCTGCGGGCTGGGCGCCGCGGTGGCGGCCGTACCGAGCGACGGTGCGGTGCGCGCCGCGGTGCGCGACCGGCGCGAGCGCCGGCGGGTCGGACGCGCCCGCGCGGAGGACTGA
- the sucD gene encoding succinate--CoA ligase subunit alpha — protein sequence MAIFLTEDSKIIVQGMTGSEGQKHTTRMLASGTDVVGGVNPRKAGTTVTFGDVDVPVFGSVVEAVDKTGADVSVIFVPPAHTKAAVIEAVDAGVPLVVIITEGVPVADTAEFFSYAQEKGVRLIGPNCPGLISPGKSNVGIIPADITGPGKVGLVSKSGTLTYQMMYELRDFGFSTAIGIGGDPIIGTTHIDALAAFEADPETELIVMIGEIGGDAEERAAAYIAEHVTKPVVGYVAGFTAPEGKTMGHAGAIVSGSSGTAQAKKEALEAAGVKVGKTPSETAALAREILSA from the coding sequence ATGGCGATCTTCCTGACCGAGGACTCCAAGATCATCGTCCAGGGCATGACGGGCTCCGAGGGCCAGAAGCACACGACCCGCATGCTCGCGTCCGGCACCGACGTGGTCGGCGGGGTGAACCCCCGCAAGGCCGGCACCACGGTCACGTTCGGTGACGTCGACGTCCCGGTGTTCGGGTCCGTCGTCGAGGCCGTCGACAAGACCGGCGCCGACGTCTCCGTCATCTTCGTGCCGCCGGCGCACACCAAGGCGGCGGTCATCGAGGCCGTCGACGCCGGTGTGCCGCTCGTCGTCATCATCACCGAGGGCGTCCCGGTGGCGGACACGGCCGAGTTCTTCTCCTACGCCCAGGAGAAGGGCGTCCGGCTCATCGGACCCAACTGCCCCGGCCTCATCAGCCCCGGCAAGTCCAACGTGGGCATCATCCCCGCCGACATCACGGGCCCGGGCAAGGTCGGGCTGGTGTCGAAGTCCGGCACGCTGACCTACCAGATGATGTACGAGCTGCGGGACTTCGGGTTCTCCACCGCCATCGGCATCGGCGGCGACCCGATCATCGGCACGACGCACATCGACGCGCTCGCCGCGTTCGAGGCCGACCCCGAGACCGAGCTCATCGTCATGATCGGCGAGATCGGTGGCGACGCCGAGGAGCGGGCGGCGGCGTACATCGCCGAGCACGTCACCAAGCCCGTCGTGGGCTACGTCGCCGGCTTCACCGCGCCCGAGGGCAAGACCATGGGCCACGCCGGCGCCATCGTCTCCGGCTCGTCGGGCACGGCGCAGGCCAAGAAGGAGGCCCTCGAGGCCGCGGGCGTCAAGGTCGGGAAGACCCCGTCCGAGACGGCCGCGCTGGCGCGCGAGATCCTCAGCGCCTGA